Sequence from the Bremerella cremea genome:
CGCGGCCGATCGGATCACCAGCCTGACCCACGCCGACTCCAGCAGCAGCACGCTGGCCGGTTACACCTGGAGCTACGACGAAGGGAATCGCCTGACCGATTTCACGGTTGCCGGTTACTCCGCCGAAGACGCCACTTACACCTACGACGACACCGACCAGCTAACCGGAGCCGATCGCAGCGGCACCACGTCCGACGAGTCGTACACCTACGACGAAAACGGCAACCGCACGAACACAGGCTACTCGACCGGCGATAATAACCAACTCCTCTCCGACGGCACGTACAATTACACGTATGATGACGAAGGGAACCGCCTCAGCAAGACGAATATCTCCACCGGTGAGGTCATCGAATACGAGTGGGACTACCACAACCGTCTGGTGAGTATCGTCACCAAGAACAACGTGGGTGTCGTGACGCACTCGGTCGACTACATCTATGACATCTTCGGCCGCCGTATTGGTAAGATCATCGACGCCGACGGAGCCGGAGCAGGCACCGCCACGGAAGTAAACTACATCTACGATGGCCTCCGGGAAGAGCGGGGCAACGCTGGGGATCACATCCTACTGGCCTTTGATGAAAACGACGACCTGACCCAGCGGATGCTATACGGTCCAAATGTCGATCAAATCTTAGCGCAAGAAGACGTCACCAGCTTGCTGGTGGATGGGGAAGTCCTGTGGGCGCTGACCGATCACCTGGGCAGCGTGCGAGACGTCGTCACGTATGACGTAATGGCTAACACGACAACGGTCAAGAATCACATTGTGTACGACGCCTATGGGGATATTGCGGGCGAAACGAGTGCCTGGGTGGAGTTTGCCTTCGGGTTTACGGGACGGGAGACGGATGAAGAGAGCGGGCTGTATTACTACCGGGCACGGTACTACGACGCAGCGATTGGGAAGTGGAGTGGCGAGGATCCGATTGGGTTTGCCGCACTTGACGACAACTTATACAGATACACATACGGCAGCCCAACTTATTCAGTAGACCCTTCTGGGCATACAGGTTATAGCGAAGTCATAACAACTGAAAGCACCAATGCCATTGTTAATCGTTTTAGAAGATGGGTCACATTCACGGCATTCACAGGCCGCCTCATAGACGCCGACATCAATGGGTCAAGTCGTCCGCAGGAGGTCGTGCCTGAAATCGACCTCAACCTGCAGGATCATGTCATACTGGAGTCGGAAGACAAGCAATGCGCAATCATATATCGTGCCACAAGGATGGTTGTACAGGTTGGCACACTGATACCAAGCGATAACGTATACTGGCCAACACCACAGGACAAAAACCAGACACCAATGGTATGGACAAACAAAGGCGTGACCGACATACGCGACCATGAAGCAAAGAGACGGATGATTTACAAACTAGCAACCGAAAAGTATATAGACCCAGTGTCACACAAAGGATCACTGATAGATTCCGTCGGACCGGTATGGAGAAGTACTCCGGGCCAAGCTAAAAAGGAGCTATTGGACTGGTTGTACGACGTTCAGCTGCAGGCCAAGATACAGTTCAAAGCCTATGTCAAAGATGCACAGCTGGTCCTAGGGAATGAGGTTGCGAACGCGGATATCTATCCCCGGCCTGACGGCAAATACGACATTCACAACGGCTACAAAAAATACGAACAGGTGCCCCCGCCCCCCGATGCGAAGTTCTCTCCGGCGCCAGTGTAGCCTGCTCACTATTTTCACACAGCAAAAACGGCCTTGCGACGCCATCGGAATTATTGTACGAAAGCGAGTCGTCGACTACATTGCTTGTAATTTAAAGGACCCTTCGTCACGTTCGCATGATTTCAGGGCAATTGCATGTCACAGTCGTTTTGGAAGATGCAATTTTCTCCGCTTCGTGAAGTCATCGATGCTTTATGGTCATTTTTCCTGGCATGAATGGGGAAGGCAAACGCAACGGCTGCCCTGCGCAATTGCAAAAGACTAGGCCAATAACCGCTTATAGCATTTAGATATATGTCGGTCCTTAGCATGCTCAAACACCAATCTCAAGAAAGGTCAGAAGTGAAAATCGCATACGCAGTTGCGTTGATTGCGGTAATTGCAACGGCTGGAGCAAGCTTGAGCATTTACATGGCAAATCGCATCGAACTTTTACAGCCGCCGGACGTAATCGAATACTCTGGCACAGATCCGTATTTCTTTCGATCTACATCATTTTCTGGCAAGTTTGTAAGAATCGATCGCCGAGACCCTGTCGCTAATCCGGAATTTTTACACCTTGATATTATTGATATCTGGATTAGCGAAGAGAACGGCAATACACATGTAGTACGAGGTTTTATGTCAAGAAAATTAACAGACATCGAAATTCGCAAATTAATCAATAGGAATGAGTCTCACTTCCCTCAAGATGTCTATAACCTTAGAGCATTTTCCACTTTCTTTTAGTGCTGCAATTGGGCTTATGTTTCTCAGGGGCACAGGAACAAGGACCTCTGAATCCATCAACGCTTGTTCGCTTGCTTTGGTTTGAAACGTCTGCGACTACGAACCTGCCCACGATTCAACACGATCGGGCGACCGCTGGTAACGCTTCGCTCCGCACAATTGGTCCGTCTTTACATCGAATCTGGTTCAGCGTCTCCTCCACGGTCGAACGAACAAGCTCATCGAGATGCCCCCGCACGGCGTCGCCGTTAACCTGAATCACATCCCGGATCTCTTCACTGCAGTGATCTTCTGGTACATTCGTCATGGTCAGTCCTCGGTTCTGGTTGGTTGATGTTGGTAATCAAATCCATACCAGAGCCAGGGCTGGCTCTCAAATTCGCGCAGTATTTAGGACGTTATCGGTCCTTGATCCTGAAGCGTGATGTTTGGTAATCGAATCGCACAAAGGAAACAGGAAGGAAGTAATGTTTTCCGTGCCAGCAGCTCTGCCGTAATATCGAAAACTAAACTCAAGAGAGATCGATGGTCAGCCGTAGACTTAAATCTGATCGAGTTGTTCGAGAGAGAAGAAAAGGTGTCAGGACTCTTTTTTTCCTCCACTCGACCCGTGACATACCACTCAAATGGGTAGAGCAATGCGGGCCGACTTCAGCTACGATGCGGAAGATGCGTACCAGTTCACTTCCATCAGCCGCTACGCCGACCTGGCCGGAACCGAACTGGTCGCAACCAGTACCTACGGCTACGACGCGGCCGATCGCATCACCAGCCTGACCCACGCCGACAGCGGCTCCAGTACGCTGGCCGGTTACACCTGGGGCTACGACGAAGGGAACCGCCTGACCGATTTCACGGTTACCGGTTACTCCGCCGAAGACGCCACCTACACCTACGACGACACCGACCAGCTCACCCGAGCCGATCGCAGCGGCACGACGTCCGACGAGTCGTACACCTACGACGAAAACGGCAACCGCACTGGCGGCAGCTACTCGACCGGCGACAACACCCAAATCCTCTCCGACGGCACGTACAACTACACGTACGACGACGAAGGAAACCGCCTCACCAAAACGAATATCTCTACCGGCGAGGTGATCGAATACGAGTGGGACTACCGCAACCGCCTGATCGGCATCACCACGAAGACCAGCGGCGGCACGGTCACCCATGAGGTCGAATACACCTACGATGTATTCAACCGCCGCATCGTAAAAACCATCGACGCCGACGGCGCCGGATCAGGCACCCCCACCGAAGAAGTCTACATCTACGATGGCCTCCGCGAAGAACGAGGTGCCGCCGGTGATCACATGCTTCTCCGGTTCGACGAAGCTGACGACCTGACCGACCGGTTAATGTACGGCCCCAATGTCGATCAAATCCTGGCCACAGAAGAAGTGACCAGCACGTCATCCGCCGGGGATGTCCTCTGGGCATTAACCGATCACCTCGGCACGGTCCGTGATGTGGTCGATTACGACAACTCCACCGATACGACGACAGTTCAGAATCATCTGGCCTATAATTCGTTCGGGAATATCGTTAGTGAAACGAACACGGCAGTGGACTTCCTGTTCGCGTTTACTGGGCGGGAACGAGATGAAGAGAGTGATCTGCAGTACAACCGGGCGAGGTATTATGACTCGGCCGTGGGGCGGTGGATCAGTGAAGACCCAATTGGGTTTGCGGCAAGGGATGAGAACCTCTTCCGGTATGTCGGTAATTCGCCGGTCAACTTCTTGGACTCATCCGGACACGAGACGAAGAACATTGCGGGCGTCGGAACAGCAACAGCAACAGTCAAAACGTTTGATGCCAAATTGCATATCATGCCTGACCCTAATCGTCCATACCTGTACTTTTCCGAAGACGATATGACCCGCAATGGTAACACACTCACTTATAGCATTGAGTATCCAGGAACACCGAGCACAAATGCACAATTAACCTACGGTGTTGTTGCTGACTTCGGGTTTGAGCCCAAGAACACTCCCGACGATGACGATAAGGCAAGTACATATTACATTACCACACGCCAGAACTTTGTTAAAACACTTGTACAAGGACAAAAACAGGAATCGCATTATGGCGAAGTACGTGATGATTGGGTAACCGATGAAAAACATTGGACCAACGGAAAGCTGTCCTATCAAGACACTCCATCGCGAGGCATTTCTGTCAGTGGACTGAATATATCCACCAAACAGGGAGTAACAAAGGACGGGAAAAAAGGGTGGACTTATACCGTTCAGTGGGGTGAAAAGGATCGGGAAAAGGCTGTCGAAGACGAGAAAAAGAAAAAAGCGGCCCAAAACCAGAAGAAATACATAGCCAGAATGGACGGCACATTATTTACCACTAGACTGTATTGCAATTATGAACACATAGGGGAATGGAGATGGGCGTATGCAGTTGTGACAAAGTTTGACCCCAAGACCGGCGACGTGACAAGTATAACAACCCAAGCGGCGAAGATAGAGTGGGTTCCAGCGAAGCAATAACGTACATCGCCATTGCCCGCAATCCTGGCGAGGCCTACACGTAACCACAGAGGGGTGTCTTGGTGATTCCTAAAACTTCACGACAAAAATTTCTCGATCGAATTCGGTTCTTGTTTTGTATTGCTCTTTTATGGCATTTGATTATCGTCTATTCGTCCACACTTGCCCAAGAAACGAATGATTCCAGATTCTTAGAAACGCTTCGAAATGGTGGCATCGTATGCAAACTTATCGCCAACAAAACACATGTTAGAATCGGCTCTGCGGTCGACAATTGGCCCATGGATATTTCCCCGAGGGGATTCAATGAGCTACAAAAGCTAGGCGATATTGATGTTCTTTCAGTAGAATTTCCCACCGGGCTACGCTCCGAAGAATACGAGTTCTTGCAGACACTCGATAAAGTGGTGTCGTTTTCAATATTTTTTCATGATGACGATTTTGGACCACTTATGGCGAGAATTGCCACCTGCAAGGGACTACAACAACTTTCCCTTGGGGTCCATGAGTCCTCTGTCGAAGACTGGGCGGCTCTTGCGAAAGTCGAGCAACTTGAGGAATTACGAGTTTCCTGTCCTAGCCTTTCAAGAGAACAGCTTCACGCAATTTCGACCAATGCCAAGCATCTAACGCGTATAACCATTGGGCGAAGCGGCGTCAGTCAATTCAAGTATCAGGACCTTCTTCCACTGACCTCGATGAATCAGCTTACCAGCCTAATAATTAATGATGCAGACCTGTCAGAAAGTGAGTTGCATAAGCTTAGAATGGCTATGCCACACACCCGTATTTCAATTAATACTGTGCCCATTACAACACTCAAGCTTGAGTAGACAAAGTAGCTGAGAAGAAAAGGTGTCAGGACTGGCTCCAGGGCCAGCGCACTTCGCTAGCACCACTATCCCCGCGCGTGACAAGCGCCGCAAGATGTTTTAGCCTCATAGGTTGAGCCTTCTTTCAAGGAGACCTGTGATGATGGACCGAATTGCCGATTGCTTTGAAGAGCTTACCGACCCGCGGATCGAGACCGATAACAAGCAGCACGAATTGCTCGATATCGTGGTGATCACGATTCTTGCTGTGGTAGGCGGGGCGGAAGGGTGGAAAGATATTGGCCTGTTCGCTCAGGCGAAGACCGACTGGCTGAAAACGTTTTTGAAACTCCCGGCCGGGCCGCCTAGTCGAGACACGATTCGGCGCGTTATATCGCGGCTTGATCCTGAAGAGTTTCAGGCCTGCTTTTCGGCCTGGATTGCGGCGGTAAGTGAAGCCACAGGCGGAGAGATCATCGCCATCGATGGCAAGACTTTGCGGCGGTCGTTCGACCACCAAAGTGGCCAGGCGGCCTTGCACATGGTCAGTGCTTGGAGTGCCAAGAATCATCTGCTGCTGGGGCAACAGTCGGTCGACGCCAAAAGCAACGAGATCACCGCGATTCCCAAACTGCTGAAGATGCTCGACTTGAATGGAACGACGGTGACGATCGATGCGATGGGCTGCCAGAAGAAAATTGCCCGGCAGATCAATGAGCAAGGGGGCGATTACGTACTGGCGTTGAAGGGCAATCAGCAGCAGATTCACACCGCCACGAAGGCAGCTTTCGTTCAAGCAATGGAGGATCCCGAGAACCACAAGTGCCGATCCTATCAGACGCGGGAAACCAACCGCGGACGAATCGAAGAGCGAACTTATTATCAAATGCGAGCCCCTAAAAACCTGCCGGGCCGCGATGCCTGGCCAGGGCTGAAATCGATTGGCATGGTGGTCCGCATCACCGAGCGGGACGGCAAAACGTTCGACGAAGTGCGCTGTTACCTGAGCAGCCATCGCATGGGGGTGAAGCGATTCGCCGAGGCGGTCCGTTCGCACTGGAGCGTGGAAAACTCGCTGCACTGGGTATTGGATGTGACGTTCGATGAAGATCACAGCCGAGTGAGCAAGGACCACGGGGCGGAGAACCTGGGACTACTACGCCGCATGATAATATCTTTATTCAAGCAGTATAAAGGTGACAAACAGAGCATCCGCCAACGCCGCTTAAACGCCAGCTGGAACGATGATTACTTACTGGAAATCGTGGCTGGAGCAGAGACTGCATAGTGCGCTCGCCCTGATCATAAGCCCTGTGCAACTACAAGACGGCAAGACTAAGGATGGTAAAAGGTTTCTGTTTGGAGAAGCAGACCCTATTGTACACGGTCAACCGAAGGCCATCGCTGAGCAATTCACGAAAGAATTGGAACTTGTTCCCCTCGGAGCAAACTTGCATCTCACGACGCAGTTCAGGTCGTCACTTATTCTTTGCGGTGAAAACGTTGGACACTATTCCTGGTCCTATACGCTAGTATTCACTAAGGGGGCAGGCGGAACAGCAAGCATTCAGGTAAAAAACAAAGCCCCAGTATGGAATAACGCTGAGGTGTGAAGTGGACCCCATTATTCGGACCACGGGCTTAGATAGAAAACCTCGCTCCGATCGGTGAGACTGGTGTATTAAATTCACCGTCATGAACTGGGAGCGAGGGATGGCACGGAAGCGGCGGATTTTCACTGCGGCCTTCAAGGCGAAGGTAGCGTTGGAGGCAATCAAGGGGCTCAGCACGATCAGCGAACTGGCTCAGAAGCACAAGCTGCATCCCACGCAGATCAACCTGTGGAAGAAGCAACTTCTCGACGGGGCGGAAGGCGTGTTCGAGGATGGCAGTCAGAAGTCGAAGAGTTCTTCTGAGAATGACGAGCCTCAGGCCGCTGAGTTGTACGAGCAGATTGGTCGCTTGAAGGTTGAGCTCGAATGGCTC
This genomic interval carries:
- a CDS encoding RHS repeat-associated core domain-containing protein; translation: MRADFSYDAEDAYQFTSISRYADLAGTELVATSTYGYDAADRITSLTHADSGSSTLAGYTWGYDEGNRLTDFTVTGYSAEDATYTYDDTDQLTRADRSGTTSDESYTYDENGNRTGGSYSTGDNTQILSDGTYNYTYDDEGNRLTKTNISTGEVIEYEWDYRNRLIGITTKTSGGTVTHEVEYTYDVFNRRIVKTIDADGAGSGTPTEEVYIYDGLREERGAAGDHMLLRFDEADDLTDRLMYGPNVDQILATEEVTSTSSAGDVLWALTDHLGTVRDVVDYDNSTDTTTVQNHLAYNSFGNIVSETNTAVDFLFAFTGRERDEESDLQYNRARYYDSAVGRWISEDPIGFAARDENLFRYVGNSPVNFLDSSGHETKNIAGVGTATATVKTFDAKLHIMPDPNRPYLYFSEDDMTRNGNTLTYSIEYPGTPSTNAQLTYGVVADFGFEPKNTPDDDDKASTYYITTRQNFVKTLVQGQKQESHYGEVRDDWVTDEKHWTNGKLSYQDTPSRGISVSGLNISTKQGVTKDGKKGWTYTVQWGEKDREKAVEDEKKKKAAQNQKKYIARMDGTLFTTRLYCNYEHIGEWRWAYAVVTKFDPKTGDVTSITTQAAKIEWVPAKQ
- a CDS encoding ISAs1 family transposase, whose translation is MMDRIADCFEELTDPRIETDNKQHELLDIVVITILAVVGGAEGWKDIGLFAQAKTDWLKTFLKLPAGPPSRDTIRRVISRLDPEEFQACFSAWIAAVSEATGGEIIAIDGKTLRRSFDHQSGQAALHMVSAWSAKNHLLLGQQSVDAKSNEITAIPKLLKMLDLNGTTVTIDAMGCQKKIARQINEQGGDYVLALKGNQQQIHTATKAAFVQAMEDPENHKCRSYQTRETNRGRIEERTYYQMRAPKNLPGRDAWPGLKSIGMVVRITERDGKTFDEVRCYLSSHRMGVKRFAEAVRSHWSVENSLHWVLDVTFDEDHSRVSKDHGAENLGLLRRMIISLFKQYKGDKQSIRQRRLNASWNDDYLLEIVAGAETA
- a CDS encoding transposase; its protein translation is MARKRRIFTAAFKAKVALEAIKGLSTISELAQKHKLHPTQINLWKKQLLDGAEGVFEDGSQKSKSSSENDEPQAAELYEQIGRLKVELEWLKKKVAQHGE